One window of Campylobacter sp. RM12651 genomic DNA carries:
- a CDS encoding MFS transporter — protein MNKNLILSLISLGLISFLSVLIETSLNVTFAYLIQTFNIDINKASLLTSMFLLAITLTMPLSSYLVNQINTKKLFIFTNLLFLISLIICSSAGKFYILVFARFLQGIAAGIALPLMFNMVIFKASEKYFGFLMGFCIFLVATAPGFGPIYGGFIMKYFKFKDIFIFLIPFLVFAFVLGIKNIPNLATKYKLNLKEYILIVLLVISVSISIKYIYIVFFSILIIFMLNKSKIIASAKNLQFFSSTLIVFLMQFFALSYSLILPNYLIMSKNYDNFEASKVMLLGSLIAAILSPISGYLSDKFGSFKLSLLGIFIIIIANILLLNIEEKTLLNLSICYLIYAFAQGLSMSALISYSIKISKDKTNANNYINTFQQSFGSYAVMIISIIFNNNYEIGFLNSIKLILFLAFLQLILIYFAFRKKI, from the coding sequence ATGAATAAAAATCTAATTTTAAGCCTAATATCTTTAGGCTTAATATCATTTTTAAGCGTATTAATTGAAACTTCTTTAAATGTTACTTTTGCTTATTTAATACAAACTTTTAATATTGATATTAATAAAGCTTCTTTACTTACTTCTATGTTTTTACTAGCAATCACACTTACAATGCCACTAAGCTCATATTTAGTAAATCAAATAAATACTAAAAAACTTTTTATTTTTACTAATTTATTATTTTTAATAAGCCTAATAATTTGCTCAAGTGCAGGTAAGTTTTATATTTTAGTTTTTGCTAGATTTTTACAAGGAATTGCTGCAGGTATTGCTCTACCACTTATGTTTAATATGGTAATTTTTAAAGCTAGTGAAAAATACTTCGGATTTTTGATGGGATTTTGTATATTTTTAGTAGCGACTGCACCTGGTTTTGGACCAATTTATGGTGGATTTATTATGAAATATTTTAAGTTTAAAGATATTTTTATATTTTTAATACCTTTTTTGGTTTTTGCCTTTGTTTTAGGAATTAAAAATATTCCAAATCTTGCTACAAAATACAAATTAAACTTAAAAGAATATATATTAATTGTATTGCTAGTAATTAGTGTTTCTATAAGTATTAAATATATTTATATTGTATTTTTTAGTATTTTAATTATTTTTATGCTAAATAAAAGCAAAATTATTGCAAGTGCTAAGAATTTACAATTTTTCTCATCTACTTTAATTGTATTTTTAATGCAGTTTTTTGCTTTAAGCTACTCATTAATACTACCGAATTATTTAATTATGAGTAAAAATTATGATAATTTTGAAGCTAGTAAAGTAATGCTTTTAGGCTCATTAATTGCTGCTATTTTATCTCCAATAAGCGGATATTTAAGCGATAAATTTGGCTCTTTTAAATTAAGTTTGCTAGGTATTTTTATCATAATAATTGCAAATATTTTATTATTAAATATTGAAGAAAAAACTTTATTAAATCTTTCAATATGTTATTTAATTTATGCTTTCGCACAAGGCTTATCTATGAGTGCTTTAATTTCTTACTCTATAAAAATTTCTAAAGATAAAACAAATGCAAATAATTATATAAATACTTTTCAACAAAGTTTTGGAAGCTATGCTGTGATGATAATATCTATAATTTTTAATAATAATTACGAAATTGGCTTTTTAAATTCTATAAAATTAATATTATTTTTAGCATTTTTACAATTAATCTTAATTTATTTTGCTTTTAGAAAAAAAATCTAG
- the ftsZ gene encoding cell division protein FtsZ has protein sequence MDFDILGDNIDFKVMESEMDCGVKIKVIGVGGAGGNMINHIVETCASSLKVDISNVDIMIANTDIQDINRSKANIKIQLGPKKTNGRGAGANPEIGRISAEEVEDEIKERLAGTELLFIAEGLGGGTGTGAGPVIAKIAKSLGILVVSVATFPFSYEKARIKAAEKGLEELKKESDCVILIQNDKLKLVVPKTLNTREANKFANDVLVNAVTGIIKMLLIEADTNIDFADVTSVMSHRGTALMGMGRAEGENAIKEAYANAIDSPLLENYTTNLQDAKAMIVFFSYGENIPFFQLVETMEEISNSSNEDLNVFCGHVLDTSLPADAVEVTIIATGFDETRAQKAKIEQESKKREEELSYKIVQPEMQKVSGGTIKVDYKTRDFNEPAFVRNGQD, from the coding sequence ATGGATTTTGATATTTTAGGTGATAATATAGATTTTAAAGTAATGGAGAGTGAAATGGATTGCGGCGTTAAGATAAAAGTAATTGGTGTTGGTGGAGCAGGTGGAAATATGATAAATCATATTGTAGAAACTTGTGCTAGTTCTTTAAAAGTTGATATTTCTAATGTAGATATTATGATTGCAAATACTGATATTCAAGATATAAATAGGTCAAAAGCAAACATTAAAATACAATTAGGACCAAAGAAGACAAATGGTCGTGGAGCTGGTGCAAATCCTGAAATAGGTAGAATTTCAGCTGAAGAAGTTGAAGATGAAATTAAAGAACGCTTAGCAGGAACAGAATTATTATTTATCGCCGAAGGTCTAGGTGGTGGAACTGGCACTGGTGCAGGTCCAGTAATTGCTAAAATTGCAAAATCTTTAGGCATACTTGTTGTTTCTGTTGCTACATTCCCATTTAGCTATGAAAAAGCTAGAATTAAAGCTGCTGAAAAAGGATTAGAAGAGCTAAAAAAAGAAAGCGATTGCGTTATATTAATCCAAAATGATAAGTTAAAATTAGTAGTTCCAAAAACTTTAAATACTAGAGAAGCTAACAAATTTGCTAATGATGTTTTAGTAAATGCTGTAACCGGCATAATTAAAATGTTATTAATTGAAGCTGATACTAATATAGATTTTGCAGATGTTACTTCTGTTATGAGCCATCGTGGAACAGCACTTATGGGAATGGGAAGAGCTGAAGGTGAAAATGCTATTAAAGAAGCGTATGCAAATGCAATTGATTCTCCATTATTAGAAAATTATACAACTAACCTACAAGATGCTAAAGCTATGATAGTATTTTTTAGCTATGGTGAAAATATTCCTTTCTTCCAACTTGTTGAGACAATGGAAGAGATTTCAAATTCTAGTAACGAAGATTTAAATGTATTCTGCGGACATGTATTAGATACTAGCTTGCCAGCTGATGCTGTTGAAGTTACTATTATAGCTACAGGTTTTGATGAAACAAGAGCACAAAAAGCTAAAATTGAGCAAGAGAGCAAAAAGCGTGAAGAAGAGTTAAGCTATAAAATAGTTCAACCTGAAATGCAAAAAGTAAGTGGTGGAACAATAAAAGTAGATTATAAAACTAGAGATTTTAACGAACCTGCATTCGTTAGAAATGGTCAAGATTAA
- the ftsA gene encoding cell division protein FtsA — MNILAIDLGSSLIKVAIVSFDGEGIKVVSVANAQTYGIKSGKITSINDASNSIKKAVNKVKENLSINIDKIAVSVSGAYTNSVTGYADIRLDANGSAITIKDIEKAINAARTSADIHSDQIPIHILPYRFRANNTDNIEDPLGMMASSFRLEANIITMNKNDYENIKQILSNADIKNYVLVSSIYANSIYCLNNDERENGVAIIDCGSQVCDIAIYAYNSIIWMYYFPFGSWHITSDIAKYLTASNEVADKIKLQFSLFKDEENSTHVEYYKTGSQTLDRVSVESVSKCVNMRLTEMLECIYASIDDSPYEKFFSRVVLTGGCFKIDNMAERATPKFNNKAVRTVIEKNSVFYGDNEIFTMPEYTCLLGLCMYSCGFHTKYELNSSGVLLTRQKTTELEKIIDFSVDKEIETKNNTSYYTNIDVKEQKLLKVEKNDKDEVLESLKISSNEEKSEGVFAKSWKKVCAYIERIF, encoded by the coding sequence TTGAATATTTTAGCTATTGATCTTGGTTCTAGTTTAATAAAAGTAGCTATTGTTAGTTTTGATGGGGAAGGTATCAAAGTAGTTAGTGTTGCTAATGCACAAACTTACGGAATTAAATCTGGAAAAATTACAAGCATTAATGACGCAAGTAATTCCATTAAAAAAGCAGTAAATAAGGTTAAGGAAAATTTAAGTATTAATATAGATAAAATTGCTGTTTCTGTTAGTGGGGCTTATACAAATTCTGTAACTGGATATGCTGACATAAGGCTAGATGCTAATGGCTCGGCAATTACGATTAAGGATATAGAAAAAGCAATTAATGCTGCTAGAACATCTGCAGATATTCATAGCGATCAAATTCCAATTCATATACTACCTTATAGATTTAGAGCGAATAATACTGATAATATTGAAGATCCACTTGGTATGATGGCTTCAAGCTTTAGATTGGAAGCTAATATTATTACTATGAATAAAAATGATTATGAAAATATAAAGCAAATATTATCAAATGCTGATATAAAAAACTATGTTTTAGTATCTTCTATATATGCTAATTCAATTTATTGTTTAAATAACGATGAAAGAGAAAATGGTGTTGCTATCATTGATTGTGGTTCGCAAGTATGCGATATTGCAATATATGCTTATAATTCAATTATATGGATGTATTATTTTCCTTTTGGTTCTTGGCATATTACAAGCGATATTGCTAAATATCTTACCGCTAGCAATGAGGTTGCAGATAAGATTAAATTACAATTTTCTTTATTTAAAGATGAAGAAAATAGCACCCATGTAGAATATTACAAAACCGGTTCTCAAACTCTTGATAGAGTATCTGTTGAATCAGTTTCAAAGTGTGTAAATATGAGACTTACAGAAATGCTTGAATGTATATATGCTAGCATAGATGATAGTCCTTATGAGAAATTTTTCTCAAGAGTAGTTTTAACTGGAGGTTGTTTTAAAATAGACAATATGGCTGAAAGAGCAACTCCTAAATTTAACAATAAAGCCGTAAGAACCGTTATAGAAAAAAATAGCGTATTTTATGGGGATAATGAGATTTTTACTATGCCTGAATATACATGTTTATTAGGCCTATGTATGTATTCTTGTGGTTTTCATACTAAATATGAGCTTAATTCTAGTGGTGTTTTATTAACTAGACAAAAAACCACAGAATTAGAAAAAATCATAGATTTTTCGGTAGATAAAGAAATAGAAACTAAAAATAATACTTCTTATTACACAAATATAGATGTTAAGGAACAAAAATTGCTTAAGGTTGAAAAAAATGACAAAGATGAAGTATTAGAGTCATTAAAGATTAGTTCTAATGAAGAAAAATCTGAAGGCGTTTTTGCTAAATCTTGGAAGAAAGTTTGTGCTTATATAGAAAGGATATTTTAA
- a CDS encoding peptidylprolyl isomerase, translated as MITWMQRHKKYLVVTIWISVIAFVGAGTVGWGSVDLNSSRSKYVAKVGNLGVTHKEFNDKYSELFYIQNQLSNGELTEEQALKLGLDKQALVELIREKLLLNYAYDLGFYASEEEVVKTIASYELFNKSEEDKTFDKSKYLTYLKNLRMSEADFANQIKNKLEISKLLKLLAVPANKEELEIANASLNMQDEINLKIIDLSKEEDKIKLSEDELKSYWQEHKDEYKTELSYDYSVYTLNPNLDNLIESDMKAYWENNKFNYKDEEGKIKEYELALNDVKIDFALSLLEKEAKLDYIKLKNNEIKFQSTTNQNAYSELVLQNKDLKIGEMSKPFIMDNKYYIVRLDKINQPTALEFEKAKMMVEEDLRELKFKELLSNTGEEELKKDKINGKNIGFISKVSKNNTDLTDTEFFTFVSELFLKNTKKSYVLLNDKVLVYEILSQKLVDNTSEKNNTDLSNELKNINFTLMLDDLIKELDKRYEIKNYYKGSEF; from the coding sequence ATGATTACTTGGATGCAGCGTCATAAAAAATATTTAGTTGTTACAATTTGGATTAGCGTTATAGCATTTGTTGGTGCAGGAACTGTTGGTTGGGGTAGTGTAGATTTAAATAGTTCAAGAAGCAAATATGTAGCAAAAGTAGGAAATTTAGGCGTAACACATAAAGAATTTAATGATAAATATAGCGAATTATTTTATATTCAAAATCAATTATCTAATGGTGAATTAACAGAAGAACAAGCGTTAAAATTAGGACTGGATAAACAAGCATTAGTGGAATTAATAAGAGAAAAATTATTATTAAATTATGCTTATGATTTGGGATTTTATGCTAGTGAAGAAGAAGTTGTAAAAACAATAGCTAGCTATGAGTTATTTAATAAAAGTGAAGAAGATAAAACATTTGATAAAAGTAAATATTTAACATATTTGAAAAATTTAAGAATGAGTGAAGCAGATTTTGCTAATCAAATCAAAAATAAATTAGAAATTTCTAAATTATTAAAATTGCTAGCAGTTCCAGCAAATAAAGAAGAATTAGAAATCGCAAATGCTAGTTTAAATATGCAAGATGAGATAAATTTAAAAATTATAGATTTGTCTAAAGAAGAAGATAAAATCAAATTAAGCGAAGATGAATTAAAGTCTTATTGGCAAGAACATAAAGATGAATACAAAACTGAACTATCATATGATTATTCTGTATATACATTAAATCCTAATTTAGACAATTTAATTGAAAGTGATATGAAAGCTTATTGGGAAAATAATAAATTTAATTATAAAGATGAAGAAGGCAAAATTAAAGAATATGAACTAGCATTAAATGATGTTAAGATAGATTTTGCTTTAAGTTTGTTAGAAAAAGAAGCTAAACTTGATTACATTAAGTTAAAAAATAATGAAATTAAATTCCAATCAACTACAAATCAAAATGCTTATTCTGAATTAGTTTTACAAAATAAAGATTTAAAAATAGGTGAAATGAGTAAGCCTTTTATTATGGATAATAAATATTACATAGTAAGACTTGATAAAATAAATCAGCCAACTGCTTTAGAATTTGAAAAAGCTAAAATGATGGTAGAAGAAGATTTAAGAGAATTAAAATTTAAAGAATTATTGTCAAATACAGGTGAAGAAGAATTAAAAAAAGATAAAATTAATGGAAAAAATATAGGTTTTATATCTAAAGTTTCTAAAAATAATACCGATTTAACAGATACAGAATTTTTTACATTTGTGAGCGAGTTATTTTTAAAAAATACTAAAAAATCTTATGTGCTTTTAAATGATAAAGTATTAGTATATGAAATACTTTCTCAAAAATTAGTTGATAATACAAGTGAAAAGAATAATACTGATTTAAGTAATGAGTTGAAAAATATTAATTTTACTCTTATGCTTGATGATTTAATAAAAGAATTAGATAAGCGTTATGAAATTAAAAATTATTATAAAGGTAGTGAATTTTGA
- the rsmH gene encoding 16S rRNA (cytosine(1402)-N(4))-methyltransferase RsmH, producing the protein MQIHIPVLKDEVVKLFKDLDNGYYLDATLGYAGHASAILKNNNKLNLIACDQDIEAINYSKEKLKEFNVDIQIHKTNYENIFSFINNKNEIRGVLADIGVSSLQLDKDDRGFSFDSSELDMRMDKNKDFDAKTLINTYTNKQLSEILKNYAELPEKLASDIASNIIKNRPINSCKELSKIIGNAKLNNRSVSLKTLIFQAIRIEVNDELGVLKRFLEQLKEFKNCLICIITFHSLEDKIVKDTFKKWANNCICDEFAIRCECGNNHSLGKIITKKPIEPSKEEIKYNSRSSCAKLRAFYLK; encoded by the coding sequence TTGCAAATTCATATTCCCGTTTTAAAAGATGAAGTAGTTAAATTATTTAAAGATTTAGATAATGGTTATTATCTTGACGCGACTTTGGGCTATGCAGGACATGCTAGTGCTATATTAAAAAATAATAATAAACTAAATCTAATAGCGTGCGACCAAGATATAGAAGCCATCAATTATTCTAAAGAAAAATTAAAAGAATTTAATGTAGATATTCAAATTCATAAAACAAATTATGAAAATATATTTTCTTTCATTAATAACAAAAATGAAATTAGAGGTGTATTAGCAGATATTGGAGTATCTAGTTTGCAACTAGATAAAGATGATAGGGGTTTTTCTTTTGATTCTAGTGAATTAGATATGAGAATGGATAAAAATAAAGATTTTGATGCAAAAACTCTAATTAATACCTATACTAATAAACAACTAAGTGAAATTTTAAAAAATTACGCAGAATTACCAGAAAAACTAGCTTCTGATATAGCTTCAAATATTATCAAAAATAGACCTATTAACTCTTGCAAAGAACTTAGTAAAATAATAGGAAATGCAAAGTTAAACAATCGTAGTGTAAGCCTAAAAACTTTAATATTTCAAGCAATTAGAATTGAAGTAAATGATGAATTAGGAGTGCTTAAAAGATTTTTAGAGCAACTGAAAGAATTTAAAAATTGTCTAATTTGTATAATTACTTTTCATTCTTTAGAAGATAAAATAGTAAAAGACACTTTTAAAAAATGGGCAAACAATTGCATTTGTGATGAATTTGCAATTAGATGTGAATGTGGTAATAACCATTCCTTAGGAAAAATTATTACTAAAAAACCAATTGAACCTAGCAAAGAAGAAATAAAATATAATTCTAGGTCAAGTTGTGCAAAACTTAGAGCGTTTTATTTAAAATAA
- a CDS encoding FUSC family protein produces MELNKQYFINSYQKLKVYFHKYDPSNFSLLYAMKACVGLAICLIISYFTIHENYTIFSVLSCVFIFYMNNFNAVGTKKILYLLAFTFFGCFFALVVPYLIKLDFFMAIPSFIWIFAVIFAGAISQDALKVGIYATLLVMAMLISASLNNFDSLEVFYATLIGSCVATIFRTFAFYTYGGFTRRSFIMLLNDLIYMSENMTNSKYEMWQNLFVTRINEFKRLFESKSVNIKDSSLIRHQEMAMFYLLKCEEIALALFSLRTFFKQNSKNAHIKNIQNEIIFNLEELKKIFKDEKVNLKSFCLDRLKQLNTLPILCTLVEVLYYKLELFKQGGAKQLTLKPKDKKITIKTILEKFHFDNKYFKFSIKVALATSFSLFLALFFKIDHGIWIAMGVFTMFKETINSTTINNKETIYAALIGFALGLLIIFSIHSKLIFVVLFLSYFACIYFKHFPYFIATIFIMLNLAILFASLGLDYERLLVYRLIDFIVAFFIVYTFSYLWPSKSEDDIKPTLKDAINNLKNFLSAVIKKEDYLNYENKILLNIKSLKNLLYESRNKHNKIEQIRLLEAVLEMNNLCISLNEYLYSKYNKIQLKEQSDIGILITRFKMMENISNDLPYYFYDEIDDKILTNDERIKYFINQISKRQDIVYKYLIDN; encoded by the coding sequence ATGGAACTAAATAAACAATATTTTATTAATTCGTATCAAAAATTAAAAGTGTATTTTCATAAATACGACCCTAGTAATTTTTCATTACTATACGCTATGAAAGCTTGCGTTGGACTTGCTATTTGCTTAATCATAAGCTATTTTACAATTCACGAAAACTATACTATTTTTAGTGTTTTATCTTGTGTTTTTATATTTTATATGAACAATTTTAATGCAGTTGGAACTAAGAAAATATTATATTTGCTAGCTTTTACTTTTTTTGGTTGTTTTTTTGCTCTAGTAGTTCCTTATTTAATAAAACTTGATTTTTTTATGGCAATTCCTAGTTTTATTTGGATTTTCGCTGTTATTTTTGCAGGTGCAATTTCACAAGACGCACTAAAAGTTGGCATATATGCAACCTTACTTGTTATGGCTATGTTAATTAGTGCTAGTCTAAATAATTTTGATTCTTTAGAAGTATTTTATGCGACATTAATTGGCTCTTGCGTAGCAACTATTTTTAGAACTTTTGCATTTTATACTTATGGTGGATTTACTAGAAGAAGTTTTATAATGCTTTTAAATGATTTGATTTATATGAGTGAAAATATGACAAATAGCAAATATGAAATGTGGCAAAATTTATTCGTAACAAGGATAAATGAATTTAAAAGACTTTTTGAAAGTAAATCAGTAAATATAAAAGACTCAAGCCTTATAAGACACCAAGAAATGGCTATGTTTTATTTGCTAAAGTGTGAAGAAATAGCACTTGCTTTATTTTCACTAAGGACATTTTTTAAACAAAATTCAAAAAATGCTCATATAAAAAATATTCAAAATGAAATTATTTTTAATCTTGAAGAATTAAAAAAGATATTTAAAGATGAAAAAGTCAATCTCAAATCATTTTGTCTTGATAGATTAAAACAATTAAATACCTTACCAATATTATGCACCTTAGTAGAGGTTCTTTATTACAAGCTTGAATTATTTAAACAAGGTGGAGCAAAACAATTAACCTTAAAACCAAAAGATAAAAAAATCACAATTAAAACTATTTTAGAAAAGTTTCATTTTGATAATAAGTATTTTAAATTCTCAATAAAAGTTGCATTAGCAACTTCGTTTTCATTATTTTTAGCATTATTTTTCAAAATTGACCACGGAATTTGGATAGCGATGGGTGTTTTTACAATGTTTAAAGAAACCATCAATTCAACTACAATTAATAATAAAGAAACCATTTATGCAGCACTCATAGGCTTTGCATTAGGACTTTTAATTATTTTTTCAATACATTCAAAATTAATTTTTGTAGTGCTATTTTTATCATATTTTGCTTGTATATATTTTAAGCATTTTCCATATTTTATAGCAACTATTTTTATTATGTTAAATCTTGCTATTTTATTTGCGAGTTTAGGACTTGATTATGAAAGATTACTTGTATATAGATTGATTGATTTTATTGTAGCATTTTTTATAGTTTATACCTTTTCGTATCTTTGGCCTAGCAAAAGCGAAGATGATATAAAACCTACTTTAAAAGACGCAATAAATAATCTTAAAAACTTCTTAAGTGCTGTTATTAAAAAAGAAGATTATTTAAATTATGAAAATAAAATTTTATTAAATATTAAAAGCCTTAAAAACCTTTTATACGAAAGCAGAAACAAACATAATAAAATTGAGCAAATTAGACTACTAGAAGCAGTTTTGGAAATGAATAACTTATGTATATCATTAAATGAGTATTTATATTCAAAATATAATAAAATTCAATTAAAAGAACAATCAGATATTGGAATTTTAATCACTAGATTTAAAATGATGGAAAATATAAGCAATGACTTGCCTTATTATTTTTATGATGAAATAGATGATAAAATTCTAACAAACGATGAGAGAATTAAGTATTTTATAAACCAAATCTCAAAACGCCAAGATATAGTATATAAATATCTAATTGATAACTAA
- a CDS encoding hydrogenase maturation nickel metallochaperone HypA — protein MHEMAIVNNLLDECERIRINNKATKITRVRVSIGRLSGVEEHYFKEAFNAFTSDNNSSYFNAKLEVVLKELELFCKDCNCSFIQNKNEFCCKNCSSNNVEIKSGDELLLEQVELE, from the coding sequence ATGCATGAAATGGCAATTGTTAATAATCTTTTAGATGAGTGTGAAAGAATTAGAATCAATAATAAAGCTACAAAAATTACTAGAGTAAGAGTTAGTATAGGTAGGCTTAGTGGGGTTGAAGAGCATTATTTTAAAGAAGCTTTCAATGCTTTTACTAGCGATAATAATTCAAGCTATTTCAATGCTAAATTAGAAGTAGTTTTAAAAGAACTTGAACTTTTTTGCAAAGATTGTAATTGTAGTTTTATTCAAAATAAAAATGAGTTTTGTTGCAAAAATTGCTCTAGCAATAATGTTGAGATTAAAAGTGGCGATGAATTATTATTAGAGCAAGTTGAATTAGAGTGA